The following are encoded in a window of Bradyrhizobium guangdongense genomic DNA:
- a CDS encoding aquaporin, translated as MDAWSELRQVGSRDDNASLPRSLVAEALGTVFLLIAIVGSGILGERLAAGNVALALLANALATGAALYALIVWLAPLSGAHLNPLVTLVMAIRGDIALRSAGFYVLTQLAGAVAGVAIADAMFDMPLYAFSSHLRSGPSQWLSEFLITFGLIGMVWTCSRLRPSALAGVVAAYIGGGFWFTATDFANPAVALARALTDTFSGIRPMDVPGFLAAELLGALTAVLLFRWLVPNTR; from the coding sequence GTGGATGCGTGGAGCGAGCTGCGTCAGGTCGGCAGTCGCGACGACAACGCCTCGCTGCCGCGATCGCTGGTCGCGGAGGCGCTCGGCACCGTATTTCTGCTCATTGCGATCGTCGGCTCTGGCATTCTCGGCGAACGGCTGGCGGCGGGCAACGTCGCGCTGGCGCTGCTCGCCAATGCGCTAGCGACAGGCGCTGCGCTCTATGCTCTGATCGTATGGCTCGCGCCGTTGTCGGGCGCGCATTTGAATCCGCTCGTCACGCTGGTCATGGCGATCCGCGGCGATATCGCGCTGCGATCTGCGGGATTTTACGTGCTGACCCAACTGGCCGGTGCCGTTGCCGGTGTCGCGATCGCCGATGCGATGTTCGACATGCCGCTCTATGCATTTTCGTCCCACCTTCGCAGCGGCCCGTCGCAGTGGCTGAGCGAGTTCCTGATTACGTTCGGTCTGATCGGAATGGTGTGGACCTGCTCGCGCCTGCGGCCGTCTGCACTTGCGGGGGTGGTGGCCGCCTATATCGGCGGCGGCTTCTGGTTCACAGCGACAGATTTTGCCAATCCGGCCGTCGCGCTCGCGCGCGCATTGACTGATACGTTCTCCGGAATTCGCCCGATGGACGTGCCGGGCTTCCTCGCGGCGGAGCTGCTCGGCGCTCTGACTGCTGTGTTGTTGTTTCGCTGGCTCGTGCCGAACACGCGTTGA
- a CDS encoding DUF6460 domain-containing protein, with the protein MRPDVRDLPAGPSDGLHRFLGGSPLAVAFRLVLLSILVGVVLAAIGFDPWNILISIRLLFQRLWDLGFDAVNWLWRYFLLGAVIVIPIWFLSRLFGSPRR; encoded by the coding sequence ATGCGCCCCGACGTCAGAGATTTGCCGGCCGGTCCCAGCGATGGCCTGCACCGCTTTCTCGGCGGTTCGCCGCTGGCGGTCGCGTTTCGCCTGGTGCTGCTCTCGATCCTGGTCGGCGTCGTGCTGGCGGCGATCGGCTTCGATCCCTGGAATATCCTCATCAGCATCCGCCTGCTGTTCCAGCGGCTGTGGGATCTCGGCTTCGATGCCGTGAACTGGCTGTGGCGCTACTTCCTGCTCGGCGCTGTCATCGTGATCCCGATCTGGTTCTTGTCGCGCCTGTTCGGCTCGCCACGCCGCTGA
- a CDS encoding MBL fold metallo-hydrolase, with protein MQLRFVGCGDAFGSGGRLNTCFHVSGRTANFLIDCGASALPALKRLEIERNEIDLILITHFHGDHFAGLPFLLLDAQFARRTKELTIAGPEGIQTRLSQVMEVLFEHSSKTRQRFELDVVELAPEQSRSFGPVMVTPYPVVHGESGGPFLAYRIEVEGRTLAYSADTEWTEALIPLAHGADLFIAEAYMYEKVVKNHLSLKTLEQHLPKIGAKRLVLTHMSDDVLSRLDTIEHLAAEDGMVLVL; from the coding sequence ATGCAACTCCGCTTTGTCGGCTGCGGCGACGCCTTCGGTTCCGGCGGCAGGCTCAACACCTGTTTCCATGTCTCGGGTCGCACCGCGAATTTCCTGATCGATTGCGGCGCGTCGGCGCTGCCGGCGTTGAAGCGGCTCGAGATCGAGCGGAACGAGATCGATCTCATTCTCATCACGCATTTCCACGGCGACCATTTTGCCGGCCTGCCGTTCTTGCTGCTCGACGCCCAATTCGCGCGGCGGACAAAGGAGCTGACGATTGCGGGTCCTGAGGGCATCCAAACACGGCTCAGCCAAGTCATGGAGGTGCTGTTCGAGCACTCCTCCAAAACCAGGCAGCGGTTCGAACTCGACGTCGTCGAACTGGCGCCGGAGCAGAGCCGCAGCTTCGGCCCGGTGATGGTGACGCCCTACCCGGTCGTGCACGGCGAGTCCGGCGGGCCGTTCCTCGCCTACCGCATCGAAGTCGAAGGCCGCACGCTCGCCTACAGCGCCGACACCGAATGGACGGAGGCGCTCATTCCGCTGGCGCATGGCGCGGACCTTTTCATCGCCGAAGCCTATATGTACGAGAAGGTGGTCAAGAACCATCTCAGCCTGAAGACCTTGGAACAGCATCTGCCAAAGATCGGCGCAAAGCGCCTCGTCCTCACCCATATGAGCGATGACGTGCTGTCGCGTCTCGACACGATTGAGCATCTCGCGGCCGAAGACGGCATGGTGCTGGTGCTCTGA
- a CDS encoding DUF952 domain-containing protein: protein MVKIYKICPAPAWREAERQGVYRGSADDSRDGFIHFSTAPQVPETLRKHYFGQRALFLVEVDSDALGSALRWERSRNEELFPHLYGELDLGAVLSVINLNMRSDGGHDVPELAP, encoded by the coding sequence GTGGTCAAGATCTACAAAATCTGTCCGGCCCCGGCCTGGCGCGAGGCGGAACGGCAGGGCGTGTACCGGGGGAGCGCGGATGATTCGCGCGATGGATTCATCCATTTCTCCACCGCGCCTCAGGTTCCGGAGACCCTGCGCAAGCACTATTTCGGCCAGCGCGCGCTGTTCCTGGTCGAGGTCGACAGCGATGCGCTCGGAAGTGCGCTGCGCTGGGAGCGCTCGCGCAACGAGGAGCTGTTTCCGCATCTCTATGGCGAGCTCGATCTCGGCGCCGTGCTCTCGGTGATAAACCTCAACATGCGCTCGGATGGCGGGCACGACGTTCCGGAGCTCGCCCCGTGA
- a CDS encoding quinone-dependent dihydroorotate dehydrogenase — protein sequence MIRAFDAFSLPVLRWLDPEDAHRLAIQGLRFLPPVKPRPDDPKLAVRAFGLNFPNPIGMAAGFDKSAEVPDALLRLGFGFVEIGSVTPKPQAGNPRPRLFRLERDEAVINRMGFNNDGADAVLRRLAARAANGGIVGVNVGANKDSPDRVADYVKLIETFAPVAGYFTVNVSSPNTPGLRNLQEGALLDDLLGHVIDARERVRQKAGDTPVLLKIAPDLSLAQLDDVVQVARSRRVDGMIVSNTTIARPSTLREEMRAKEQGGLSGRPLFRLSTRMVAETYVRVEGAFPLIGVGGVDSGGAALTKIRAGASLIQLYSSLVYKGLGLVDEIKRDLTSTLLRTGRDSLSEIVGADAATLTAEDWPGM from the coding sequence GTGATCCGCGCTTTCGATGCATTCTCGCTGCCGGTGCTGCGCTGGCTCGATCCGGAGGACGCGCATCGGCTCGCGATCCAGGGCTTGCGCTTCCTGCCGCCGGTGAAACCGCGGCCTGACGATCCCAAGCTCGCGGTGCGCGCTTTCGGGCTCAACTTCCCCAACCCGATCGGCATGGCCGCAGGCTTCGACAAGAGCGCGGAAGTCCCCGACGCGCTGCTGCGGCTCGGCTTCGGCTTCGTCGAGATCGGCTCGGTCACGCCGAAACCGCAAGCCGGCAATCCCAGGCCGCGGCTGTTTCGGCTCGAGCGCGACGAGGCCGTCATCAATCGCATGGGCTTCAACAATGACGGCGCGGACGCGGTGCTGCGCCGGCTTGCCGCGCGCGCGGCCAACGGCGGCATCGTCGGCGTCAATGTCGGCGCCAACAAGGATTCGCCCGACCGTGTCGCCGACTACGTCAAGCTGATCGAGACCTTCGCGCCGGTCGCGGGCTATTTCACAGTCAACGTCTCCTCGCCCAATACGCCCGGCCTGCGCAATTTGCAGGAAGGGGCGCTGCTCGACGATCTGCTCGGACATGTGATCGATGCCCGCGAGCGCGTCAGGCAGAAGGCCGGCGACACGCCGGTGCTGCTGAAAATCGCGCCCGACCTCAGCCTCGCCCAGCTCGACGATGTCGTTCAGGTCGCGCGCTCGCGCCGGGTCGACGGCATGATCGTGTCGAACACGACGATCGCGCGGCCGAGCACGCTGCGCGAGGAGATGCGCGCGAAGGAGCAGGGCGGCCTGTCCGGCCGGCCGCTGTTCCGTCTGTCGACGCGCATGGTCGCGGAAACCTATGTGCGCGTCGAAGGCGCATTCCCGTTGATCGGCGTCGGCGGCGTCGATTCCGGCGGCGCCGCGCTGACGAAGATCCGCGCCGGTGCCAGCCTGATCCAGCTTTATTCCTCGCTGGTCTACAAGGGCCTCGGCCTCGTCGACGAGATCAAGCGCGATCTGACCTCGACCTTGCTGCGCACCGGGCGGGATTCGTTGTCGGAGATCGTCGGCGCCGATGCCGCCACACTCACCGCCGAAGACTGGCCGGGGATGTAG
- a CDS encoding S24 family peptidase, translating into MVKQAKAQRMLTHDRIWAALDRLAAGAGLSPSGLAKRAGLDPTTFNKSKRVTSDGRERWPSTESIAKALAAADSSIDSFARLIDEHSGNGRTVPLLGFALASANGAFDEQGLPSGKGWSEIALPVAEDSSTFALAISGDALLPAYRDGDVILVSRGAPIRKGDRVVVKIGAGEVIAATLKRRTAKALELLPLGATQAERTLMTSEVAWIARIVWASQ; encoded by the coding sequence ATGGTCAAACAGGCCAAAGCGCAGAGGATGCTGACCCACGACCGGATCTGGGCCGCACTGGATCGTCTGGCCGCGGGCGCCGGGCTGTCGCCGTCCGGCCTTGCCAAGCGAGCCGGGCTGGACCCGACCACCTTCAACAAGTCCAAACGCGTCACCTCCGACGGGCGCGAACGCTGGCCCTCCACCGAATCGATCGCCAAGGCGCTGGCAGCAGCGGACTCGTCGATCGACAGTTTTGCCAGGCTGATCGACGAGCATTCCGGCAACGGCCGCACCGTACCGCTGCTCGGCTTCGCGCTCGCCAGCGCGAATGGTGCGTTCGACGAGCAAGGCTTGCCGTCCGGCAAAGGCTGGAGCGAGATCGCGCTGCCGGTCGCCGAGGACAGCAGCACTTTCGCGCTGGCAATCTCCGGCGATGCGCTGCTACCTGCCTACCGCGACGGTGACGTCATCCTGGTTTCGCGCGGCGCGCCGATCCGCAAAGGCGACCGTGTCGTGGTGAAGATTGGGGCGGGCGAGGTGATCGCGGCAACGCTGAAGCGACGCACGGCGAAGGCATTGGAGTTGCTGCCGCTCGGCGCAACGCAGGCCGAGCGCACGCTCATGACAAGCGAGGTTGCCTGGATCGCGCGAATCGTATGGGCGAGCCAGTGA
- a CDS encoding MATE family efflux transporter, translated as MNAPLPQRVGSRQVFAIAGPAMVANLTTPLIGVVSTTAIGRLDDAALLGGVAMASVIFDCLFWLFGFLRMSTLAFTAQALGAGETRGQTVILVRGFIVAGLIGGALILLQMPLAGALFDLMGGSAGVTHAAKTYFMIRIWSSPFAFANYVILGWLVGQARANPALALQVVINLINMAATILLVLVYDTGIAGAAVAALLSESIGFVLGVIVCRRHAHGGFAVPRATLFDRAKLMRLLSVNSDIMIRTAALITVFLFFTAKGARAGDVTLAANSVLNNFLLVSAFFLDGLANAAQQLCGRSFGARDARGFADSTRLVLLWGLGFALVVAVLFALFGPDIINFMTASEDVRRAARDFLPFIVLAPIPGVFAFGFDGIYVGATWAREMRNLMLVSLAIFMGVWWALQSLGNAGLWCALLAFYLARGGLQGARYPALYRATFSSPSPRLRGEGRGEGESPQGR; from the coding sequence ATGAACGCACCGCTTCCTCAAAGGGTCGGCTCGCGCCAGGTGTTCGCCATCGCGGGCCCCGCGATGGTGGCAAACCTGACGACGCCGCTGATCGGCGTGGTCTCGACCACGGCGATCGGCCGGCTCGACGATGCCGCGCTGCTCGGCGGCGTCGCGATGGCCTCCGTGATCTTCGACTGCCTGTTCTGGCTGTTCGGCTTCCTGCGCATGAGCACGCTCGCCTTCACCGCGCAGGCGCTCGGCGCCGGCGAGACGCGCGGGCAGACCGTGATCCTGGTGCGCGGCTTCATCGTCGCAGGCCTGATCGGCGGCGCTCTAATCTTGCTGCAGATGCCGCTGGCCGGTGCGCTGTTCGACCTGATGGGCGGCAGCGCGGGCGTCACGCACGCAGCCAAGACCTATTTCATGATCCGGATCTGGTCGTCGCCGTTCGCCTTCGCCAACTACGTCATTCTCGGCTGGCTGGTAGGACAGGCTCGCGCCAATCCGGCACTCGCGCTCCAGGTCGTCATCAACCTCATCAACATGGCGGCGACGATACTGCTGGTGCTGGTCTACGACACCGGCATCGCGGGCGCGGCGGTCGCCGCGCTGCTGTCGGAGAGCATCGGCTTCGTGCTCGGCGTCATCGTGTGCCGTCGCCACGCGCATGGCGGCTTTGCCGTGCCGCGCGCGACGCTGTTCGATCGCGCCAAGCTGATGCGGCTGCTGTCGGTGAACTCCGACATCATGATCCGCACCGCGGCGCTGATCACCGTCTTCCTGTTCTTCACCGCCAAGGGCGCGCGCGCCGGCGACGTCACGCTGGCGGCGAACTCCGTACTCAACAATTTCCTGCTTGTCAGCGCCTTCTTCCTCGATGGCCTCGCCAACGCCGCCCAGCAGCTCTGCGGCCGCAGCTTCGGCGCGCGCGATGCAAGGGGGTTTGCCGATTCGACCCGGCTGGTGCTGCTGTGGGGCCTCGGCTTCGCATTGGTGGTCGCGGTGCTGTTCGCGCTGTTCGGCCCTGACATCATCAACTTCATGACGGCGAGCGAGGACGTCCGCCGCGCCGCGCGCGACTTCCTGCCGTTCATCGTGCTGGCACCGATTCCCGGCGTGTTCGCGTTCGGCTTCGACGGCATCTATGTCGGCGCCACCTGGGCGCGCGAAATGCGCAATCTGATGCTGGTCTCGCTCGCGATCTTCATGGGGGTATGGTGGGCGCTGCAATCTCTCGGCAATGCCGGACTGTGGTGCGCGCTGCTCGCGTTCTACCTGGCGCGTGGCGGGTTGCAGGGCGCGCGGTATCCGGCGCTGTATCGGGCGACGTTTTCCTCCCCCTCGCCCCGCTTGCGGGGAGAGGGTCGGGGTGAGGGGGAGTCTCCGCAAGGACGGTGA